The Nicotiana tomentosiformis chromosome 2, ASM39032v3, whole genome shotgun sequence genome includes the window TTACAGAGTTGAATTACTATTAGAGCAAAATTCATTTATAGACACTCGGGCCAAATTTAAAACATCTAATAGCCAAAAATTACAACATACATTTTATAGCCCAAAAATAATTCAACGGCTAGCCACCAAATTTTACAAACTGGAGTTTGTCGGGATGGACAGCTGCCCACCAATATTGACAAAAAGAGGAtttaactatgtcctttttctTTCCCCTGTTTTCTCATCAGTTGGAGTAAGGAAAATTTATAAGAAAaaaacatatttttcttcaacaaatttcctattttttccaaaaatttcaAATATCCCACAAAATAAGAATGATCAACAAGATGATCATAGTAGAAGGGGGTGGAAGACGTAATTTTATTTGAGGATTATAAAGATGTTTGCTTTATTGGTTAAAGGTAAAATCTTGCAGAAAAATATCTTGGGTTTTTATGAATTTTCTGGTGAAATCTTGAGGCTTGTTCTGCTTTTCAGTGAAATAAATAGCTAGGGAGTTTTGCTTTTCAGAATGTTTCTCTCTTTATTTGTTTGTTTAACCGTGAAGCACGACAATTAGCCAGAGGACACATATAACCATTTACATTATTTTTCATTTGCAAGAATTATGGTTTTTAGTGTCAATAAATAATACTCCCACTGAAAATATTGGAATTATGAATTAAGGAGAATTACGTCAATCACCAATGTTGCCAATTGACGAATTTTGTGAGGGACCAAACAattatttccattattttctTGACAAGCTATAATATTTTTTGGCTTACATGGTTTCATCAAATTAGAAAGAAAAGGAGATATATGAAAAGAAGAATACAAAGGTTATAACTTTTAAATTCAGATATGCAATTGGTCATTTAATTTTCCAATTATGTCTTGGTAAATGGTAGTGTACAAGGCAGGAATGTGGTGGAAagtatatacaaaatagactgtcactatacaaaaaatatacaaaatagtctATCAttgtacaatttatatacaatagactgtcactatataaaatatatacaaaaaatatactaaataaattatcactatacaaaatataaacaatagactgtcactatacaaaatatatactaaatagactgtcaataTATAATAGATTGTGACTAtgcaaaatagactgtcactatacaaaaaatatataaaatagagtgtcactatacaaaacatatataaaatagactgtcactatacaaaaaatatatataatagactgtcactatacaaaaaatatacaaaatagatatttcgggctattagatgCAATAAGTTTGGACCGAAGGGCCATTTCGTGTAAATGGATAAAAACATAGGTTATTAAAATTTTGATGGGCTATAGAGGGTAGTTTTCTCTTACTATTACGAGTAATTAACGGGCTTGGACCATAATAGTTTATAGTTTTCGTTGAGTAAACTTTCGTTTTCAACATGTGTAAAAGTTTCAAATTTACTCTAGTTGCCCATTTGGGAAAGAGCTAAAAGTGTGTTAAATAATATACGGGTACAAATGATCATATGACTATGACTCtttttcaccaaagtcatataactttgtttcctcacacaaaaatcataaaattttcacTAACTCATACAAAATCATAGTGACCGGAAAACACAATTTTtcgatagtattttcttattccaagttcttttattttttatttctgtcTAATAAATAATAACCCAAATCAAATAGAAAAAGTATATATTTTTAGATACTCTAAAGAATGATAGccgataaaatatatatttttatatatttatgtgtataatatacatattctATATAAACGAATGCAATTAGCTTCGACTAACCggtcaattttatatttttccctTAAAATAGGAATGATCCAAACCAACCTCACACAATACCCAtttacataaattaaaataatactaaaaatctATTTCCCGGTTAGAGATTTTCCACAAGGAGATAGCTGATATCAATATGAAATGAATGAGCTTATATTTAACTTATCCTCTATGACTGAGATGTACTACTCCCTGCCAGATTCCCACATCCTTATCTTCTCCATTGACACAATACTGCTTGTCAATACTCTCatagagaatcaattcacgaaaaccatctacattaggcacacatagcctgccctgcatctgtaatacatcatcatctccaattgcgacttctttggcatcaccgtgctgaactatatccttaaggacaagcaaatgagggtcatcatactgacgctccctgataggatcataaagagaagactgagaaaccacacaagccaaaactcgactcggttcGAAAACATcaaatctgacaaactggttggccaaggcctgaatatccaaggccaaaggcctctctgctaccgataaatatgataagctgcccaaactctccgccttacgactcaaggcatcagccactacattggccttcctaagatgatagagaatggtgatatcataatccttaagcaactccaaccatcttcgctgccccaaattaagatccttctgtttaaacagatgttgtagacttcggtgatcgatgtagacctcacaatggacaccgtacaaataatgccgccaaattcttcaaggcacgaacaatagatgctaactcaaggccgtggaccaaaatttttttttttcctcatgtacttttaactgtctggacgcgtaggcaatcaccctaccgtcttgcatcaacatcgcgccgagaccaatacgcgacgcatcacaatacacagtataagaccttgaatatgtaagtaataccaacgcttgtgtcggagtcaaagtgatcttgagcttcttaagaatttgatgctttgcaggagctactccgagctaggagggagctaacgagtattttggagtcaacatggaatgtgaaagggcaatcgaaggttagcccggtcaaaaaggagcgagaaaagcaagcaaaatgacccctccaggtgcgcggccgcggagTGGACCGTGAACTGGTCCGCGAACTCAAGGCAGTAAGGCAGTCCAAATTCGCGGCCGGATCCACGAtcgaatccgcggccgcggatgggcggacgaaagccaaacacgcaaggttaattatgtaattttctaggcgactaacctaaacctatatgaaacctAAACTCGCTCAGAAGTAAGACATAgttgtttttagaagattttagaggcaagaacgAGGGGGAGAAGACGGATAaattcctaagagttttcatcttcttcttgatacttctatttgttgattatgaattattttagtgatttgttaTCCATTAGCATGAGTTACTAAATCtgttatctagggttgatggaaccaattgttggatgaagtcttgactctattttgttaaaATTGTGCggtgtttgttctatgattgttcaattacgtatgtattgtggttaattgaaagggacctcgattaatcgtgtctattcaccttgtgttgcttgagaaagaacacttggttagattgttgttgaacaacaccactttgggggaagttaagagattaattacttgaatttaaaagtggggttagaaataacgaagctttggtgggatgattttgagttgcataaattgttaactagagttgttcgagagaatgcttctagtaaattatcataattgatcgaaaggtaattacggtagcccggaactcataatcctcatagagtattacggcgagattatagctaaagagttgagaattaatctagcaattggggaaatcaatagccctagatccttttacccttgaattcaattttagtcttgattattgctaattttattgtcatttttccttggctaaataaattccactaattattcataaaactatTGCATATggaagttgtctgagcttatcattatttaaggttgtagtaaataggttagttcccaatgggattcgactccggacttgaaccgggttatatttacagcgaccgcttagtccttcttacaaggcatagttgggtgtGATCAGATTTTGGCACAATTGATGGGGAACTAACAgtgttatttattacaacttagaagaattgctaggattcttagtttGGATTAATTTCTTACGgtgtttgaatttttttattttttttaattgaaattTTCACATTTGAATTCTCCTGTGACTCAGGTGTATGCCTAGAAGCTCTTCGAGGGCTGGTGAACTTTTTGAAGGACTTTCAGACCCTGAGAAAGAATTCAGGGTATTAAATCAagccaacaagaagaacaaacggTTACAACAAAAACACACACTCAAAATTGAAATGGACAATGTGGACGATGTCAACGAAAATAATCGAAATAATCAGGTTGACCCAAACAATGGagtggtggcacctcttgtgccagaagctgctctatatgattgggcacaaccaattGCTGATACCTTAGCCACCGCCATTGCTGTacctcagatacaagcggagaTAATCCAGATCACCAACAACATGCTGCATTTATTGCAAAATAAGGGACTGCTCTCCGGGTCGTACATTgaagacccacaacaacatctgaagaaCTTCCTATCAATATGTGTGACCCAAAGACAGCCGAATGTGACTCCTGAAGCCATCAAGCTATTAATGTTTCCATTCTCTGTGACTGGAGAGGCTCAAACTTGTCTGAATTCactcccaataaactccattACCACTTGGGAAGAATTAGTCAAACAGTTCTTAAATAAGTTTTATCCTCCCAACAAGACTACAAGGCagattgatgagatattgcagtTCAAGCAAAAACCAACTAAGTCCTTGCAAGAAacctgggagaggttcaagggtatggtagtgaagtgtccacaccatggcattccagatcagatgctgGGACAGATATTCTACATGGGTTTAGCAGATAGTTTGAAGGCTAATGTAGACGCTTCAGCTAGGGGTGCATTTTTGAGCAAGACATTCACAGAGTGCAAGATTCATCttgacaagatggctcaaaatGTAGGCTGGATGGCTAGAGGTACGACACTTACACCAATAGTGGATTctgttgctcttgacccaaacaattCCCATGCAGAGAACCTAGCCACTCTCATGACTCAGATGAGCATactgacaaagaaaattgatgagatgggtacaaaataagtgcacattGTTGATACAACGAATGGAGGATTGTGCACTCCTTGCATAAACTAGTCATATAtgtgctcgtggagtggagagaatgacaatcagggcttcagagaagacatgaattatgtCAATAATTTTGGAGGTCAGAGGCAAGGTGGGCAACAATGGGGACCGGCACCAATCCAGCAGTACAGACCCAACCTGCCACAACACAACCCCAACTCTTGAGGCGCATGACCACaaggtcaagttgtgccttatcaaaggcagcggggctataatcagcagcaccagcaacagttggcctaccaaccacctcatcaacaaCAGGACAACAATATGGTAGAAGTCAGGGATATGTTGCAACAACTCATTGGAACAAATGGTAAGATGCAAGAGAAGCTAGCACCACATGATTCAGCAAtcaaaggcattgaaactcaaCTGGAACAATTGTCTAGGGCCTTGAACAATCGCCCCCAAGGAACATTGCTTGCAGATACAAATATTAACCTAAAGGAACAGAACCCAAATCAGCTAATGGCAGTGAGTCTCAGGAATGGAAGAGATTTAGACAGAGAGTAAGAGGTTTCTCAATTTAGAAGAGAGACTACGCCAACTACTCCAGTTACATTAGAGGCAGATGAGTCAGCAGAGCTCACTGAGGTTGTAATTGAACAAGCACAGGTTGACAAGGGTAAGAAGAAGGACGATGAACAAGTCTCAGAATAGGTGGCACCTCTTATGCCAGaagcttcaaacaaagaaaagacaTCAAGTAATGGACAGAGATTGATTCCTGCACCATTCCCTCAGAGAttggcaaaacaaaagaaagatgatcaatacaggaAATTCATTGAAATGCTTCGAcagattcaattgaatattccactgatggatgctttgagggaaataccagggtatgcaaaaatgatgaaggacctgATGTCTGAGGACTTGTCCACTGTAACTCTGACATAGACCTGCAGCGCGGTAGTGACAAGACCTATGGCCCAAAAGGTATCTGATCCAGGTAGCTTCACTATCCCATGCACTATTGGGAGTTATGTtgttgctaaagcattgtgtgacttgggagacagcataaacttgatgcccttggcaatctatacgaaactgggcattggcagagctagaccgacctcaatgttgctgcaactggctgatcgCACAGTTAAAAGACCGACAGGAATTCTTGATGATGTGCTTGTGCAAGTGGAGAAATTTGTATTTCTTGCagactttgttattcttgattgtcaagtgg containing:
- the LOC138904322 gene encoding uncharacterized protein, with the protein product MAQKVSDPGSFTIPCTIGSYVVAKALCDLGDSINLMPLAIYTKLGIGRARPTSMLLQLADRTVKRPTGILDDVLVQVEKFVFLADFVILDCQVDEEIPIILGRPFLAIGRALIDCETGELKMRLNNEEIIFNIQQSMRRPIEFANCSLVEAIDVILQEEDKTLNVKDPLEGYLMNLEEMDGEGLAE